The proteins below are encoded in one region of Triticum aestivum cultivar Chinese Spring chromosome 1B, IWGSC CS RefSeq v2.1, whole genome shotgun sequence:
- the LOC123086548 gene encoding defensin Tm-AMP-D1.2-like, with the protein MASPRRPLATPSALLLLFLLVATEMGATMTKVAEARDCLSQSHNFKGACLSSSNCAAVCHTENFPDGECHTPHFARKCFCKRPC; encoded by the exons atggctagcccccgaaggcccctggccacac CGTCCGCCCTCCTCCtgctcttcctcctcgtcgccacAG AGATGGGGGCGACGATGACCAAGGTGGCGGAGGCGCGGGACTGCCTGTCGCAGAGCCACAACTTCAAGGGCGCGTGCCTCAGCAGCAGCAACTGCGCCGCCGTCTGCCACACGGAGAACTTCCCAGACGGCGAGTGCCACACGCCGCACTTCGCGCGCAAGTGCTTCTGCAAGAGGCCCTGCTAG
- the LOC123077032 gene encoding defensin-like protein CAL1: MNLVDLGCGWAAIESRRHHARFYRLMFSVDVGLSAVSKISRSVALSRRMTASALLLLFLLVATEMGATTTKVAEARDCLSQSHNFKGACLSSSNCTAVCHTENFPDSECHTPHFARKCFCKRPC, translated from the exons ATGAATTTAGTGGACCTGGGGTGCGGGTGGGCAGCAATTGAATCCAGAAGGCATCACGCGAGGTTCTACAGATTGATGTTTTCTGTGGATGTGGGATTATCGGCA GTGAGCAAGATCAGCAGATCGGTGGCGCTCTCTCGTCGCATGACCGCGTCCGCCCTCCTCCtgctcttcctcctcgtcgccacAG AGATGGGGGCGACGACGACCAAGGTGGCGGAGGCGCGGGACTGCCTGTCGCAGAGCCACAACTTCAAGGGCGCGTGCCTCAGCAGCAGCAACTGCACCGCCGTCTGCCATACGGAGAACTTCCCAGACAGCGAGTGCCACACGCCGCACTTCGCGCGCAAGTGCTTCTGCAAGAGGCCCTGCTAG